The sequence CGGGGCTGGTCGAGCTGCTCGGCAAGGAACTGGTCGACAAGATCAAGCGCTACGGCGACGTCTACCCGATCGAAGCCGCCCAGCTGTCGGCGGTCCGCTTCCGCGAGCTGCGGCTGCGCGGCCCGGGCGGCCGCGACCTCGTCGGCGCGGCGAAGACCGACCTGCCGCTGATCCGCCTGCGCCCGCGGGACTGAGCCGTGCTCGCGCCACCGGTCCGGGTCCTGGTGGCCGAGCGTGACGAGACGGTCCGCGCCCGCCTGGCCGCCCTGCTCGCCGAGGCGGACGGCGTCGAGGTGATCGCCGCGGTCGGTGACGCGACGGCGGCCCGGACGACCCTCCGCCGCCGGCTGCCGGACGTGGTGCTGCTCGACCTGCGCCTCGGCCCGCTCGGGCCGGTCGCCCGCCGCCCGGCGGTGCTGGTGCTGGCGACGTTCGATTCCGACACGGCGATCCTGCGGGCGCTGCGGGACGGTGCGGCGGGGTTCGTGCTGCGGTCGGCACGGCGGAACGAGCTGCTGAAGGTGGTCCGCCTGGCCGCGGACGGCCACGTCGTCCTGTCCCCGGACGCCTCCCGCCGCTGGGTTTCGGCGGCGACCCGGCTGTCGGGCCCGCGAGACGAACGGCTGGCCCAGGTCGATCGGCTGTCGTCGCGGGAGCGCGAGGTGCTGATCGGGGTCGGGTCGGCGCTGACCAACGCGGAGATCGCGGCGAAGCTGGGGCTGCCGGAACCGGTGGTGCGGGAGTGCGTGACCCGGGTGGTGCGGAAGCTCGGGTGCGCGCACCGCACGCAGGCCGGGCTGGTGGCCTACGAACGGGGATTGTGCCGGCCGGGCTGACTCGCCTGACTCGGGCCCGGCGAACGGCGGCGCGGGTAGCGCCCCAATGTGGCGTTGGGTGCGTCAGACGCACCCAACGCCACATTGGGGTGTTGGGGACCGGGGTGGCGCGGAACGCGAGGGTGGGTTAGAAGCCGTCTAGGCCGATCGGGGTTCCGACGCCTGTCGGGGCGTCATAGCCCGGGCCCGCGACACACAGGTAGTCGCCGCCGCACTTCTTCCCCGCGCCCGCCGGGTCGTTGTGGCCCGTCGTGATGTCCGTGAACCGGGACGCGTTCGCGTACAAGCCCGACGGCGCCGGAACGTGCCCCGACCGGCCGATCAGCCCCGCGATGAACGGCGCCGACGCGCTGGTGCCGTTCACCGGGAGCCAGCCGCCCGCGTCCGCGTAGTGGATCGCGATCTCGTCCGCCGCGGCGGCGACGTCGGCCACCGTTCGCTTGCCGCAGTGGGTGTCCTTCTGCCACGACGGCTTCGCGATGTACGCCGAGCAGCCGCTGCCGCCGTACTGCCAAGCCGATTCCGTCCAGCCGCGGGCCGTCGACGGGTCGCGGGCCAGTGACGTCCCGCCGACCGCGATCGTCGTCGCCAGGACCGCCGGGTAGCTCGCCGCCGTGAAGCCCGCGTCACCCGAGGACGCCACCACCGCCACGCCCGGGTGCTGGTAGTGGCTCGCGAACGCCAGCGGCGCACCGCCTTCACGGGCGCCGTAGCTGTTCGACACCACCGAAGCGCCCAGGCGGACCGCCGTGTCCTCCGTCTCCGCCAAGTCGGCGAAGCCCGGCGAGTTCCCTTCGACGACCACCAGCCGGCACGACGGGCACGCCGCCGACACCATCGAGACGTCCAAAGTGGACTCCAACGCCCAGCCGAAGGACGCCTCGGGCAGCGGTGCGGAAAGCCCCTGCTGGTTGACCTTGCGGAAGCAGCCGTTGGCCGTCGTGCACGGCGGGAGGCCGTACTGCGCCCGGTACGCCGCGAGGTCGGCATCCAGGTTCGGGGCGTCGTAGGCGATCGAGATACCGACGACCGTTTCCGGGCCCGGAGTGGCCGGGAGACCGTACGCTGACGCCAGGTCGTCGGCACCCCAGCCGGCCGGCCCGTCGGCCAGGGCGCGGACCGCACCCGGGGTGTACGTGGTGAGGCAGCGCGCCACCCCGGGCTGCTCGGGACAAGCCGCGCGCGGTGCCGGAGCGGCGGTCGCGGCCGGAGCGAACGCGACGACCAGGACGGCGCTCAGCACGCCGATCAGTGATCTGTACACAGTGGACTCCCCTGTCAGACGGCGTAGACGTGGTAGGCGGCGGTGATCGTCTCGGCCACGGTCGCCCCGGCGGCGTCGGACGCCGTCACGCGCAGCGAGACGTCTGTGCCGCGGAAGGCCTCCGTGACCGCGGCGAAGTCCGCGTGGAAGACCCCGCCGCCGCGGGCGGTGACCGGCGCATCGAGCCAGGTCGTGCCGTCGAGCGAGTACTGCACGGTCGCCGCCGTGACCGGCGAAGCCGTGCTCTGCTGCAGGTGCCCCACGCTCAGGTCGAGGCTCTGCGGCCCGGACACCGTGGAGCCGTCGGGCCGCAGCCCGCCGACGGCGTACCCGAGGGTCAGCATCGGCTCGACCGCGCACGACCGGTCGACGCCACCCCGCAGCCGCAGGCAGACCAGCGCCGCCGGGAGCTGCGCGCCCTCGACGTGCTGGGACTTCCACGTCCACTCGGTGTGGGTCGCGGTGCTC is a genomic window of Amycolatopsis lexingtonensis containing:
- a CDS encoding LuxR C-terminal-related transcriptional regulator, yielding MLAPPVRVLVAERDETVRARLAALLAEADGVEVIAAVGDATAARTTLRRRLPDVVLLDLRLGPLGPVARRPAVLVLATFDSDTAILRALRDGAAGFVLRSARRNELLKVVRLAADGHVVLSPDASRRWVSAATRLSGPRDERLAQVDRLSSREREVLIGVGSALTNAEIAAKLGLPEPVVRECVTRVVRKLGCAHRTQAGLVAYERGLCRPG
- a CDS encoding S53 family peptidase produces the protein MYRSLIGVLSAVLVVAFAPAATAAPAPRAACPEQPGVARCLTTYTPGAVRALADGPAGWGADDLASAYGLPATPGPETVVGISIAYDAPNLDADLAAYRAQYGLPPCTTANGCFRKVNQQGLSAPLPEASFGWALESTLDVSMVSAACPSCRLVVVEGNSPGFADLAETEDTAVRLGASVVSNSYGAREGGAPLAFASHYQHPGVAVVASSGDAGFTAASYPAVLATTIAVGGTSLARDPSTARGWTESAWQYGGSGCSAYIAKPSWQKDTHCGKRTVADVAAAADEIAIHYADAGGWLPVNGTSASAPFIAGLIGRSGHVPAPSGLYANASRFTDITTGHNDPAGAGKKCGGDYLCVAGPGYDAPTGVGTPIGLDGF